From a single Aspergillus puulaauensis MK2 DNA, chromosome 2, nearly complete sequence genomic region:
- a CDS encoding uncharacterized protein (COG:S;~EggNog:ENOG410PW0G), which yields MAQPRPCPDQAKRGRPRKYNSTEERKASRAVQQRNQRQSTRAAQRAQEFNQYYSLDVPLSTEIHEAPPTYFPPGEHSIATEIEQLLAPLSPGLGPWEEPMLADPPISPDPAPPILPEGAPNQPTQTDPILDTPGNSHQATEPTLDSVPDPSRSPPTNPADQIHGLAQALTDQLQEHHGCCLQCHAQQEREHETQHAEHPGLGVYLGRVQADGGYPDALSAMTMARREENLAGQTSAARKREIYTGIRPAAADSHPVHVCLDADHQTGSQTGVTFDIDSIMGFAHSLAVAKLGVRWNPTQRPVSDLHSSLHLDPRPVHQVSREGRAHYTRQPVHQIPHYTFGRVVGFEDISLYFLFPRLYREEQQSSRLQEQDFRVWMDQVLLPAIYQHYDGSLVQHYPSSFDHSRFNATARGVEMRSQRVDPVAREQLLFYFLPPDALPLVWTSIQETIQQAGLQQFLDLTILIQGKNLKTLSKAETWEGMMQRFGQHWDNTINPADLSDHCYVDIGKETCPTGTSQVGGPGLLASRLGADPVSPVRPPGQQTLLWRRCCLDSYGAWIQQQHPPQSAPPKQQFYPISLLHDTGSLTLETRRSSPQRRAGLLYTQLYSSVKEVFAAGDVYPFSNPSLETLALDPQLHKTWQHVGGGLSHDPVALVRAYLNMKQRCHAALQGSYMKVFGLREEHRVSLPLYHAIDREFRARHLHQSRLPGVLSGREPFYSLPTSTLLFWIYWNINKFCVGFEMVHSLNDRHFVTWEHTRVMMMFLRCLQFSYAGGLVQRVSGCWRDVWFRPDARRPDGLRRCEGLGFQRQMKEYGYAWFLDKLNWDTMTFCQPSAQYMMFNSPSMQTAYRARYAQIRDVRLDFLRVHQAHQWMEEFSSVSPCLDLLQDFLRQLALCVFRKDVFFQVKRLLHPDHAPRALAGEVPLSYDSITDVFLEGAQPIQLLDQRRVAVKSIHSLIAWLWEWKDGRQD from the coding sequence ATGGCCCAACCACGCCCTTGTCCTGACCAAGCAAAAAgaggtcgtcctcgaaaATACAATTCTaccgaagaaagaaaagcatcCAGGGCCGTGCAACAGCGGAACCAGCGCCAGTCCACGCGCGCTGCGCAACGGGCCCAGGAATTTAATCAATACTATTCCCTAGATGTGCCTCTGTCTACCGAGATCCATGAGGCCCCACCAACATACTTCCCTCCTGGGGAACACTCCATCGCCACTGAAATTGAGCAACTTCTAGCACCCCTGAGCCCTGGCCTTGGGCCATGGGAAGAACCTATGTTAGCAGATCCGCCTATCAGTCCCGACCCTGCTCCACCCATCTTGCCTGAAGGTGCACCCAACCAGCCGACCCAAACCGATCCTATACTTGATACACCTGGAAACTCTCACCAAGCAACAGAGCCTACTCTGGATTCTGTGCCGGATCCATCCAGGTCTCCTCCCACCAACCCAGCTGATCAGATCCATGGCCTTGCGCAGGCTCTGACTGATCAACTCCAGGAACACCATGGCTGTTGTCTCCAGTGCCACGCGCAGCAAGAGCGAGAACATGAAACCCAGCATGCTGAGCATCCGGGCCTGGGAGTGTACCTGGGTCGGGTACAGGCTGACGGGGGGTATCCGGATGCTCTGAGCGCGATGACTATGGCTAGGCGTGAGGAGAATCTGGCAGGGCAAACCAGTGCCGCGCGCAAGCGGGAGATCTACACTGGAATTCGcccggctgcagcagactccCACCCGGTCCATGTCTGCCTGGATGCCGACCACCAGACAGGAAGCCAGACTGGGGTGACCTTTGATATCGATAGTATCATGGGGTTTGCGCATAGCCTGGCAGTGGCCAAATTAGGGGTGCGGTGGAACCCGACCCAGAGGCCTGTCTCTGATCTCCATTCCAGCCTGCACCTTGATCCCCGTCCTGTACACCAAGTTAGTCGTGAGGGCCGTGCTCACTATACCCGGCAGCCGGTACATCAGATCCCACATTATACATTTGGCCGGGTGGTAGGGTTTGAGGATATCTCATTGTACTTCCTGTTCCCCCGACTATACCGGGAGGAGCAGCAATCCAGCCGTCTCCAGGAGCAGGACTTCCGGGTCTGGATGGACCAGGTCCTCCTCCCTGCCATTTACCAACACTATGATGGCTCTCTCGTCCAGCATTACCCATCCAGCTTTGACCACAGTCGGTTCAATGCCACGGCCCGGGGTGTCGAGATGCGTTCCCAGCGGGTAGATCCGGTTGCCCGGGAACAGCTTCTATTCTACTTCCTCCCACCTGATGCCCTCCCGCTGGTGTGGACGAGTATTCAGGAGACGATCCAGCAGGCCGGGCTTCAGCAATTCTTGGATCTGACTATTCTGATCCAGGGGAAAAATCTCAAGACCCTGAGTAAGGCTGAAACCTGGGAGGGCATGATGCAGCGGTTTGGTCAGCACTGGGATAATACAATTAATCCAGCCGACCTGTCTGACCATTGCTACGTGGATATTGGCAAGGAGACCTGTCCGACCGGCACGTCCCAGGTTGGTGGGCCTGGTCTGCTTGCATCGCGGCTCGGTGCAGACCCGGTATCCCCTGTCCGTCCGCCGGGGCAACAGACCCTCCtctggaggcgatgctgCTTGGACTCCTATGGCGCGTggatccagcagcagcatccgccCCAGTCCGCGCCCCCCAAGCAACAGTTCTACCCGATCAGCTTGCTTCACGACACAGGTAGCCTGACACTGGAGACCCGTCGATCCTCCCCACAGCGGCGGGCGGGCCTCCTCTATACCCAGCTGTACTCCAGCGTCAAGGAGGTCTTTGCAGCCGGGGATGTGTACCCATTTTCCAACCCCTCCCTGGAGacgttggcgctggatcccCAACTGCACAAAACCTGGCAGCATGTTGGCGGGGGTCTGAGCCATGACCCGGTTGCGTTAGTGCGGGCGTATCTGAACATGAAGCAGCGGTGCCATGCAGCCCTGCAGGGTTCCTATATGAAGGTCTTTGGCCTTCGCGAAGAACACCGGGTGTCACTCCCCCTCTACCATGCGATCGACCGGGAATTCCGAGCgcgtcatctccatcagtcCCGCCTCCCTGGTGTTTTGTCCGGGCGGGAGCCATTCTACTCCctgccaacctcgaccctcctcttctggatCTACTGGAATATCAATAAATTCTGTGTCGGGTTTGAGATGGTTCATAGCCTGAATGACCGCCATTTTGTTACCTGGGAGCATACtcgggtgatgatgatgttcctGCGCTGCCTGCAGTTCTCCTACGCGGGTGGCCTGGTCCAGCGGGTGTCTGGGTGCTGGCGGGACGTCTGGTTCCGGCCGGATGCGCGACGGCCGGATGGGCTCCGCCGGTGTGAAGGTCTTGGATTTCAGAGGCAGATGAAAGAGTACGGGTACGCCTGGTTTCTGGATAAGCTGAACTGGGATACTATGACCTTCTGCCAGCCATCCGCGCAGTATATGATGTTCAACAGCCCTTCCATGCAGACAGCGTACCGGGCCCGGTATGCCCAGATCCGAGATGTCCGGCTGGACTTCCTCCGGGTGCACCAGGCACACCaatggatggaagaattCAGCTCTGTTTCCCCttgtcttgatctcctccaagACTTCCTGCGACAACTTGCCCTCTGTGTATTTCGAAAAGATGTCTTTTTTCAGGTGAAGCGGTTATTACACCCGGACCATGCGCCCCGTGCTTTAGCAGGAGAGGTTCCCTTGAGCTATGACAGTATCACTGATGTCTTCCTGGAGGGCGCCCAGCCAATCCAGCTGCTAGACCAGCGGCGGGTAGCAGTGAAGAGTATACACTCCCTCATTGCGTGGCTGTGGGAGTGGAAAGATGGCCGCCAGGATTGA